The Aspergillus fumigatus Af293 chromosome 5, whole genome shotgun sequence nucleotide sequence AACACAGCAACACCACCTCAGCTATCTACTAATTTCATTCTAATTGATCAAGCTGTGAAGAACTGCCAGGGATCTCTGACTTTAGAACACATTCTGACAATAACTAAAAAGGAGACAACTCAGACCCTCAAGTCTAATCCTGCCCCTAAAAGCAAGAGACTCTGCAATGGTTCGTGTCGGCTAATTAATGCTGAGAAAGGAGTGCTAATGTATCTCACTAGTTTTAGTTAGAGAGCCCAAGTCACAGGCAAAGAAAGAGCCAGAGGTGCCCCAGTAAAAGGAGGAATAGCAATCCAGGGCGTACTATCCTTAAAAAGGCAGAAAACTCCCAGTGAAAGAGCAGAGTTCCACCACTACTGAGAAGAACAAATCAAGCTCCAAGTGAATGACATGGTTGTTGGAAGCATCAACATTAGCTAGAGCAAAGATTCGCCCGTTCCAGTCAAAGACTCAAGCAGTCACCAAGCAAGCTATGCGCAGAATGTTGGTCAGTATGATGCTCAGCACTGCAATTGGCCTTCTGCTCCTGTCGCTGCTGTCTCACCATTAGATGCTCGACCTAGAGCTCAACCTATCGCAGGTTTTGTCAGGCAGCCTGAATGTCCATTTGTATACAGGCGGGGAATCAACCAACATACAGCACGGTAACCAGCGGACAAACCCCTATACAGAATCATAGTTCAAAGACATGGCGTGGACAGTCCCACAAACTTCCCGTGGGAATTGCTCGCGCAAGAAAATGAATGTACAGTCTCCGAAATCTCTGTGACAGTTTGCGCGCTAATCTTTGGCGTCCGGGGTGGCCCTGAATTCATCTaaaagaaggaagaacaTCGCACCACAGCTCAGTTTGGTAACATGATGATCTTTGAGTGGTGGTAGTATTGAAAGCCAAGAGCACCAAGAGCACGCATGTACCAGATCGAGCAGCCGCCAACCCGACCGACCATTTTCACTCCAGGCCAAGAGGCATAGCCTCAGACATACAGATGGTTGAGATTTGTTGCGAAAACCCAGCGCTCGGAATCTCTCATCGCGTATTCCTCATGGAATATGGGAAGAGTTGCATGCCCGAtcaaagaggagattgagataGTGGAGCGTCAATGGCCGGAGGACCGAAGCCGTCATTAAAGCTCGGCATACTGCAAGCTACAATGAGATGCTTGCAtttgaaggaagaaaaaaggatAGAGAGAGTTGCTTTCAATAGCAATCGTTAAAGAAGTCCATGAATGGCAGTCATCAGCGATCGGGAAGTGCTATGGGTTTGGCAGAACTGCGGAGCCCAACCCAGATACGAGCCCGAGCTGACTACCTAAAAATTGTCAGGTCTGGAATCTACCACAGTGGTCTTGGCTCATTCAGCAGTGGTGCAAAAGACAATACTCGCTACCATGAGTTCAGGATGTTTGCCCCCTCTGGCTTAGGTTGACATGACAATATCCTATGAGATTCGTAAATCGTGCCATACTCTGTTGTAGTATCTCTTGACTCGATTATTGTTTCAATGTTTGGTATTGGTACACTTGGCCTACTAGCCCACCGGAGAGTGGATAAGCGGTGATGTCAGCACCGTCCAGAACCTGAAGTTTCTGTGGTGTGTGTTGGCGGAAGAGTCCCTAATGGAAGCTAAGAGAGCCCCTTCGATGCCCCTAATGCCCAGGAAGGCATAGGTGGATCCAATGCCTAAGCTTAGGGGCCAACCGTCGATGACTCAGGGCTCACCGCCCCCCGAGAGCACCGCAGACAGGGCACTATGTAAATCACATCCTCAGGCATCAACATACCATAAACAGATTAGCGTGCCACctcccgctgctgctgcccttTTTCTCTcgccttctcctttctccgTCTCGACTTCCCATTCTCACTCCCAAGGTAAATCTTCAATTGAGATCAAACCCAGGATTTCCCCCTCAACTTTCCGTATCTAGGGCACCAAGCTACCCTTTTCCTCCCTCCACACCCCCCTCTTCAAGTTCTTCCGGTCCCAACCGCTCAAGTCAAGTCAAACGTCAAGTCCAAAAAGAACAGGCAGGCCACTTCCAGCTTTCCCTGAGTCCGTGACACATCAACTACATCCGTGCATCTCGTCAAGTCCGCTCAACAAACCACACCTACTTTTTGTGTCATCAGTCTTTCAAGATGTCTGCTGCCGCCGAGAACCAAGCCGACAACAAGGCCCCTACCACCACTGAGGCCACCAACGGTActgctcctgctccggcTCAGGCCACCGATGCTGCGGCGGTCAGTGCCGATGAGGGACGTCGGCTGTATATTGGGAACCTCGCTTACGCGACCACTGAGGGGGAGCTCAAGGAGTTCTTTAAGAACTACAAGATGTGAGTTGCGGCCCCTTTCTGGGCTTCACTTCTGTTTTTGCTTTGGATCCTTGAGAGTGCGCTGGTAGCTGCGGGAAGGGCAGCGCAGCTACTACCAGGTACTGTTGGGGTAGATGCCGCCACGTGTGTCACAGCACCGAGCACACCACCGCACCACTCATTGGAAAAAGGCTAAATTTGGGACTTGAATCGCTCCATTAAACGGGATTgtttatttttatttttatcCTCGTGATTGAATTCAAATCCTAACTTATGATTTCTGTACAGCGAAAGCACCTCCATTCCTGTGAATCCCCGCACTAACCGCCCTGTCGGCTATGCGTTTGTGGATCTCGCCACTGCTCACGAGGCCACTGCTGCGATCGAGGAACTCTCCGGAAAGGAGATTCTTCAGCGCAAGGTCTCTGTTCAGCTGGCCCGCAAGCCAGAGCCTGCCGAGGCTAAGGCGGAGGGTGCTGCAAGTGGCGGTGAGGGCGCCAGTGGCACTGAAGGTCGCAAGCGGACAGGTGGCCGTGCCCGTGGTCGCGGTCGCGGCCGTGGCCGTGGAGGTCGCTTCGGTCGTGGAGGTCGCGTAAGTTTCCCTTGCACTTTTGAACTGGTGTCCACCGTTTGCTGACAATATGGACCAAGAACCAACAGAACGGCTCCGCTACTAATGAGGCTCCCACCAACGTTCCCGGTCAGGTTGAACCTCAGACAGAGGTCGCCAACGAGGCTACAAATGCCGGTGCTGCCGAGTCCTCTAAGCAGGCTGGCAAGCCTCGTGCTCCTCGTCCTCAGAAGCAGCGCGGCCCCCCCGAGGATGGCATTCcttccaagaccaaggtCATGGTAGCTAACCTGCCCTATGATTTGACCGAGGACAAGGTACGTATCTCCCTTGAGTCAACCCGAGCCAGGTTACTaactctcttctccagctcaaggaaatcTTTGCCGATTACCAACCTGTTTCCGCCAAGATCGCCCTGCGTCCCATTCCTCGTTTCATGATCAAGAAGCTCCAGGCTCGCAACGAGCGTCGTAAGGGTCGTGGCTTTGGTTTCGTCACTCTCGGCTCTGAAGAACTCCAGGAGAAGGCTGTCAAGGAGATGAATggcaaggagattgagggTCGTGAGATTGCCGTCAAGGTCGCCATCGACAGTCCCGGCAAGGAGGATGACGCCGTTCCCACGGGTGAGCAGACTGAGGCTGCCGCTCCTGCTGCtaaggagcaggagaacaCTCCCCCAGCTGCTGCTTAAATGTCAAGATTGTTCCAATCCAGAACAAATTTCTCATTTCTCGGCTGATGCAAGTCAGTCGGGGTCAGTGATGGTGCAGGGGTGATGGCCAATGCGCATGGATAATTATATTCATAGGTAACCATCGTGAAGATGCTCTTTTCGGCAAAAGTTGTCTTTTCTCGAGTGAAAGAGGTCTGGGGAAAGCTGTGGATATCATTTCCATTCGACTTGGTCAGGGGACGACGCTCcgactgatgatgatgtgttttttctttgttttatATGGGACAGCCAAACTGGCTTCCCTGCCCGGAGAGATGACCAACGGCGTAGGATCTCGTGATGACGGGAGACTCGACCTTTTCTAACGAACCTTGCCTTTATTCGCTGTATTGTATCTTAGCCACCATTTAGCTTATGAAATATGCCGCAAGGCTGGCCTTGAATGTCTTCTTGTTTTTGTATTCTATTCTGAACGACTATTAT carries:
- a CDS encoding RNA recognition motif domain-containing protein, which encodes MSAAAENQADNKAPTTTEATNGTAPAPAQATDAAAVSADEGRRLYIGNLAYATTEGELKEFFKNYKIESTSIPVNPRTNRPVGYAFVDLATAHEATAAIEELSGKEILQRKVSVQLARKPEPAEAKAEGAASGGEGASGTEGRKRTGGRARGRGRGRGRGGRFGRGGRNGSATNEAPTNVPGQVEPQTEVANEATNAGAAESSKQAGKPRAPRPQKQRGPPEDGIPSKTKVMVANLPYDLTEDKLKEIFADYQPVSAKIALRPIPRFMIKKLQARNERRKGRGFGFVTLGSEELQEKAVKEMNGKEIEGREIAVKVAIDSPGKEDDAVPTGEQTEAAAPAAKEQENTPPAAA